The following are encoded together in the Bubalus kerabau isolate K-KA32 ecotype Philippines breed swamp buffalo chromosome 3, PCC_UOA_SB_1v2, whole genome shotgun sequence genome:
- the CPLANE2 gene encoding ciliogenesis and planar polarity effector 2, which produces MARPAAPGSVIVPDWHESAQGKEYLACVLRKSRRRVFGLLERPVLPPPVAIDTASYKIFVSGKSGVGKTALVAKLAGLEVPVVHHETTGIQTTVVFWPAKLQASDHVVMFRFEFWDCGESALKKFEHMLPACKENADAFLFLFSFTDRASFEDLPGQLARVAGEAPGVVRMVIGSKFDQYVHTDVPERDLAAFRQAWPLPLLRVKSVPGRRLADGRTLDGRAGLADVAHVLNGLAEQLWHQDQVAAGLLPAPEACPGPGVVGS; this is translated from the exons ATGGCCAGGCCGGCCGCCCCGGGCTCGGTGATTGTCCCAGACTGGCACGAGAGCGCCCAGGGCAAGGAGTACCTGGCCTGCGTCCTGCGCAAGAGCCGCCGGCGGGTGTTTG GGCTGCTCGAGCGACCAGTGCTTCCCCCGCCTGTGGCCATCGACACTGCCAGCTACAAGATCTTCGTGTCTGGGAAGAGTGGCGTGGGCAAGACAGCGCTGGTGGCCAAGCTGGCTGGCCTGGAGGTGCCCGTGGTGCACCACGAGACCACTG GCATCCAGACCACTGTGGTGTTTTGGCCTGCCAAGCTGCAGGCCAGCGACCACGTCGTCATGTTCCGCTTCGAGTTCTGGGACTGCGGGGAGTCTGCGCTCAAAAAGTTCGAACACATGCTGCCG GCTTGCAAGGAGAACGCAGACGcgttcctcttcctcttctccttcactGACCGGGCCTCCTTTGAAGACCTCCCTGGACAGCTGGCGCGAGTAGCCGGCGAGGCCCCTGGCGTGGTCAGGATGGTTATCGGCTCCAA ATTCGACCAGTACGTGCACACGGACGTGCCCGAGCGGGACCTCGCGGCCTTCCGGCAGGCCTGGCCACTACCCCTGCTGCGGGTGAAGAGCGTGCCGGGGCGGCGGCTGGCAGACGGACGCACGCTGGACGGCCGGGCCGGGCTGGCCGACGTCGCCCACGTGCTTAACGGCCTGGCGGAGCAGCTGTGGCACCAGGACCAGGTGGCAGCTGGCCTGCTCCCCGCCCCAGAGGCCTGCCCCGGCCCAGGGGTGGTGGGCTCGTGA